Below is a genomic region from Brassica napus cultivar Da-Ae unplaced genomic scaffold, Da-Ae ScsIHWf_1176;HRSCAF=1685, whole genome shotgun sequence.
TAGGTACAGAGAAACATCAGTTAAGGTCATCAAAAACAAGCAAAACTTAGGGAACAGACGCATTGTAACGTTAAGAATAGACTTGAAAATTGAGCAAACAAACTGTGGGGGGGAGGAATGGCTTCCCCCAAGTCACGTTTACTGTCATCATTTGTTGTCTTCAGATTTGAGCAAAGGACTTGGTGACGACATAACAGTCTCTAGGCTCGATGTTGATGTAATAGTCTGGAATGGTATCTGTGATCTCAAACCCAAACTTCTTGTAGAACTTGATCGCAGCTTCGTTGTTCGTCTGAACATGCAAGTATATCTCAGACACATTTTGCTTGGTGCACATGTCAAGAACATGATTCAATAGCTTTGaacctaaagaaaaaaaaaaacaagttattgAAATAAAGTTTCGCTATAGAAAAGAATGAAACTCTATTTATGAACATGATTCAATAGATTTATGACTTACCAATGCCAATGCCACGGTAGGGTGCAAGAACACCAAGAGTCATTATATACACTCTCATGGTCCCTCCTTTCGTCTCCAGCCGACAAGCAATAGCTCCAACACATATGTCACTGTAATAAGCTgagaagaagcaaaaaaaaaaacatcaatagAGACAAGAGATGCAACTGAATTGG
It encodes:
- the LOC125596310 gene encoding N-alpha-acetyltransferase 50-like, with translation MGTGREASVSLDGVRDKNMMQLKKLNTVLFPVRYNDKYYADAISSGEFTKLAYYSDICVGAIACRLETKGGTMRVYIMTLGVLAPYRGIGIGSKLLNHVLDMCTKQNVSEIYLHVQTNNEAAIKFYKKFGFEITDTIPDYYINIEPRDCYVVTKSFAQI